A genomic stretch from Setaria italica strain Yugu1 chromosome VII, Setaria_italica_v2.0, whole genome shotgun sequence includes:
- the LOC101776551 gene encoding trihelix transcription factor GT-3b, translating to MMEAGGGGAGAGGRDERVPQWGAQETRELIAARGEVEREADAARRSAKTMWEAVAARLRERGYRRTADQCKCKWKNLVNRYKGKETSDPENGRQCPFFEELHAVFTERARNMQRQLLESESGASVKRKLKRPSGDRSSGESGDDDDGGEESEDEKPIHSRKRKADDKKQQSQRMLEKSRTGVSNIHELLQDFLAQQQRIDIQWQEMMEKRANERVVFEQEWRQSMQKLEHERLMLEHSWIQREEQRRMREEARADKRDALLTTLLNKLLQEDL from the exons ATGATggaggccggcggaggaggagcgggagcagGAGGGAGGGACGAGAGGGTGCCGCAGTGGGGCGCGCAGGAGACGCGGGAGCTCATCGCGGCGCGCGGGGAGGTGGAGCGGGAGgccgacgccgcgcgccgcagcGCCAAGACGATGTGGGAGGCCGTCGCCGCGCGGCTCCGGGAGCGCGGGTACCGCCGGACCGCCGACCAGTGCAAGTGCAAATGGAAGAACCTCGTCAACCGCTACAAG GGGAAAGAAACTTCTGATCCAGAAAATGGCAGACAGTGTCCCTTCTTTGAAGAGCTGCATGCCGTCTTCACAGAACGTGCTAGAAATATGCAACGCCAGCTCCTTGAGTCTGAATCTGGAGCTTCTGTTAAAAGGAAACTGAAGCGACCTAGTGGTGATCGGTCATCTGGGGAGTCTGGTGACGATGACGATGGTGGTGAAGAAAGCGAAGATGAGAAACCCATTCACAGCAGAAAGAGGAAAGCTGATGACAAGAAACAACAATCCCAACGAATGCTAGAGAAGTCTAGAACAGGCGTGTCAAACATCCATGAACTGCTGCAGGATTTCCTGGCACAGCAACAGCGCATCGACATCCAGTGGCAGGAGATGATGGAGAAGCGTGCCAATGAGCGGGTTGTTTTCGAACAAGAATGGCGGCAGTCGATGCAGAAGCTGGAGCACGAGAGATTGATGCTGGAACACTCGTGGATACAACGGGAGGAACAAAGACGGATGAGAGAGGAAGCACGAGCTGATAAAAGGGACGCCCTCCTGACCACTCTGTTGAACAAACTCCTGCAAGAAGACTTGTAG
- the LOC101756167 gene encoding maltose excess protein 1-like, chloroplastic — MAESMPVPQFVATSVVVAAGLVLNFLNYFGWIPGTLWLLWEDFITVGGLAVLPQVMWSTFVPFIPNSVLPGIISGSLAVAAVAMARMGKLSDAGVKFVGSLSGWTATLLFMWMPVAQMWTNYLNPSNIKGLSAFSMLLAMLGNGLMIPRAVFIRDLMWFTGSAWASVLQGWGNLACMYCFGSISREFFFATTSGLLLWLGFTFWRDTIAYGNSSPLTSLKELFFGK, encoded by the exons ATGGCGGAGTCCATGCCGGTGCCGCAGTTCGTGGCCACTTCAGTCGTTGTGGCCGCAGGGCTCGTCCTGAACTTCCTCAATTACTTTGGGTGGATCCCTGGAACCCTCTGGTTGCTGTGGGAGGATTTCATCACAGTTGGTGGCCTTGCTGTGCTCCCTCAG GTCATGTGGTCAACATTTGTTCCCTTCATCCCCAATAGTGTCCTGCCTGGCATAATATCTGGTTCTTTGGCTGTTGCAGCTGTTGCGATG GCAAGGATGGGCAAGCTTTCTGATGCAGGGGTTAAGTTTGTTGGGTCATTGTCTGGTTGGACAGCCACACTTCTATTCATGTGGATGCCAGTGGCACAGATG TGGACAAATTACCTCAACCCAAGTAACATCAAAGGGTTGTCAGCTTTCAGCATGTTGCTTGCAATGCTTGGAAATGGACTTATGATTCCTCGTGCTGTATTCATCCGTGATCTGATGTG GTTCACTGGTTCTGCTTGGGCATCTGTCCTACAAGGTTGGGGTAACTTGGCCTGCATGTACTG CTTTGGTAGCATCAGCAGAGAATTTTTCTTTGCAACAACATCTGGGCTCCTTCTATGGCTAG gattcactttctggagaGATACCATTGCTTATGGCAACAGCTCGCCCTTGACTTCTTTGAAGGAATTGTTTTTCGGGAAGTGA
- the LOC101755360 gene encoding uncharacterized protein LOC101755360 → MRDAARAACVSRRFLGFWSCYPNLVFSQESLAARKQPLLWSNEHRGQYVIRTTKQVLGNHSGIGVKTLELKLSSCNKDDISSSLLDAWLQAFVKPGISELVVLLPECDAPDHQYNFPYSLLYDETGSSLNSIQSLCLASCGFHPIKGPRMLGCSRSLTKVCLQKVGVTGNELGIFLSICIALERLNLSNCSMITSLKIPCVLQNLRVLRLRLCSALQTVESDAPNLSTIRYEGCCPLLKFSLGDSLETKGLKMHATGMEDMIQYTGSNLPSIAPNLETLVLSTVDEKLKAPVMNDKFKHLKHLVISLGKWGRFCAGYDFFSLACFLDACIALETFILRIEDGFIWYKRYLVVGKPDENSLQSMEEIPELRHGGLGNLRKATITGFCSAKSLVKLTCHILERASSLQCLLLDTSPGYDRKGSSTDRCWPMCLEALRDAERALSNVREYVEPKVPAGVELKVLGPCSRCHAMDAKAMEEAESRIPRGCFQYQEDGSLALVFVQPRS, encoded by the exons ATGCGAGATGCAGCTCGTGCAGCCTGTGTGTCCAGGAGATTCCTAGGATTTTGGAGTTGCTACCCAAACCTGGTATTCAGTCAAGAAAGTCTGGCCGCACGCAAACAACCACTGTTGTGGAGTAATGAACATAGAGGTCAGTACGTTATCAGAACAACAAAACAGGTTCTTGGGAACCACTCCGGCATTGGAGTGAAGACGCTCGAGCTTAAGCTCTCATCTTGTAACAAGGATGACATCAGCAGCAGCCTTCTGGATGCCTGGCTCCAAGCCTTCGTCAAGCCCGGAATCTCTGAGCTCGTTGTGTTGCTGCCGGAGTGTGATGCACCTGATCATCAATATAACTTTCCCTACTCGCTTCTATATGATGAAACTGGGAGCAGTTTAAACTCAATTCAGTCTCTTTGCCTCGCCTCATGTGGTTTTCATCCCATAAAAGGTCCAAGGATGCTTGGTTGCTCGAGGAGCTTGACAAAAGTGTGCTTGCAAAAAGTTGGCGTAACTGGAAACGAATTAGGCATTTTTCTTTCCATCTGCATCGCTCTGGAAAGGCTGAATCTCTCCAACTGTAGCATGATAACTTCATTGAAAATACCTTGTGTTCTACAAAATCTCAGGGTCCTGCGACTACGATTGTGCAGCGCTCTGCAGACTGTCGAGAGCGATGCTCCGAATCTCTCCACCATCAGGTACGAAGGATGCTGCCCTTTGCTGAAATTCTCACTTGGAGACTCATTGGAGACAAAGGGGCTGAAGATGCATGCCACAGGCATGGAAGATATGATTCAGTATACAGGCAGCAATCTTCCCTCCATTGCGCCAAATCTTGAAACGCTTGTTCTGTCAACAGTTGATGAG aagtTAAAAGCGCCGGTGATGAATGATAAATTTAAACACCTCAAGCATCTTGTTATCAGCCTTGGCAAATGGGGTCGATTCTGCGCAGGCTATGACTTCTTTTCTCTGGCTTGTTTTCTTGATGCTTGTATTGCCTTGGAGACTTTCATCTTACGT ATTGAAGATGGTTTCATATGGTACAAGAGGTACCTTGTTGTCGGGAAACCGGACGAAAATTCATTGCAATCCATGGAGGAGATCCCGGAACTCCGCCATGGTGGCCTTGGAAACTTGAGGAAGGCAACCATCACTGGCTTCTGCTCTGCCAAGAGCCTGGTTAAGCTGACATGCCACATCCTTGAGAGAGCATCGTCGCTTCAATGCCTCTTGCTGGACACCTCTCCCGGCTACGACAGGAAGGGTTCCTCCACGGACAGGTGCTGGCCGATGTGCCTGGAGGCTCTCCGGGATGCCGAGAGGGCGCTTTCCAACGTGAGGGAATACGTCGAGCCAAAAGTCCCCGCAGGCGTTGAGCTGAAGGTTCTTGGGCCCTGCAGCCGATGCCATGCCATGGATGCCAAGGCTATGGAGGAGGCAGAATCGAGAATTCCACGAGGTTGTTTTCAGTATCAGGAAGACGGCAGCCTTGCCTTGGTTTTTGTCCAGCCTCGGAGCTAA